A single region of the Nocardioides aquaticus genome encodes:
- a CDS encoding SDR family NAD(P)-dependent oxidoreductase gives MATAPEVLEGRGVVVTGAGRGIGRALAARAVREGARVVVNDLDADACRETAEALGATALPGDCASADGVDALVEAATAELGRVDVWFANAGIDGALGAAAGSGTSLDTSEEVWAQVHDVNVMAHVRTARALVPRWVEGTGDGAGGRLVVTASAAGLLSMIGSAPYSVTKHAAVAFAEWLSITYGDRGVAVQAICPQGVATRMLEESGPLQALLSRDAALQPDDVAQAWVDSLADDRFLVLPHPQVADYYLARATDTDRWLAGMRRLQARALGER, from the coding sequence ATGGCCACCGCACCCGAGGTCCTGGAGGGCCGCGGCGTCGTCGTCACCGGCGCCGGCCGCGGGATCGGGCGCGCCCTGGCCGCCCGGGCCGTGCGCGAGGGCGCCCGTGTCGTGGTCAACGACCTCGACGCCGACGCCTGCCGCGAGACCGCCGAGGCGCTGGGCGCCACCGCGCTGCCCGGCGACTGCGCCTCCGCCGACGGCGTCGACGCGCTGGTCGAGGCGGCCACGGCCGAGCTCGGCCGGGTCGACGTCTGGTTCGCCAACGCCGGCATCGACGGCGCGCTCGGTGCCGCCGCCGGCTCCGGGACCAGCCTGGACACCAGCGAGGAGGTCTGGGCGCAGGTCCACGACGTCAACGTGATGGCCCACGTCCGCACCGCCCGTGCCCTGGTGCCCCGCTGGGTCGAGGGCACCGGCGACGGGGCCGGCGGTCGGCTGGTGGTCACCGCCTCCGCCGCCGGGCTGCTCTCGATGATCGGCAGCGCGCCCTACTCGGTGACCAAGCACGCGGCCGTCGCCTTCGCCGAGTGGCTCTCGATCACCTACGGCGACCGCGGCGTGGCCGTCCAGGCGATCTGCCCGCAGGGCGTGGCCACCCGGATGCTCGAGGAGTCCGGGCCGCTGCAGGCCCTGCTGTCGCGCGACGCCGCGCTCCAGCCCGACGACGTCGCGCAGGCCTGGGTCGACTCCCTGGCCGACGACCGCTTCCTGGTCCTGCCCCACCCGCAGGTGGCCGACTACTACCTCGCCCGCGCCACCGACACCGACCGCTGGCTGGCGGGCATGCGCCGCCTGCAGGCCCGCGCCCTGGGAGAACGATGA
- a CDS encoding SDR family oxidoreductase — MQGLDGTAAIVTGASRGIGLAIAQRLVAEGSRVTLTARKPEALDVAVAEITAEHGAGRAIAVAGNAGDADHRREAVAATLEAFGSVDLLVNNTGINPTYGPLMDLDLDAARKTVDVNGVAALAWVQECHRAWMGEHGGAVVNVASLAGVKPAPGISWYGATKALLIHLTRDLAVELGPGIRVNAVAPAVVKTRFAEALYEGREEQVSAAYPLKRLGETTDVASAVAFLLSEEASWVTGQCLTLDGGVSQTGGV, encoded by the coding sequence ATGCAGGGCCTGGACGGCACCGCAGCGATCGTGACCGGGGCCAGCCGCGGGATCGGGCTGGCCATCGCGCAGCGCCTGGTCGCCGAGGGCTCCCGCGTGACGCTGACCGCCCGCAAGCCCGAGGCGCTGGACGTCGCGGTCGCGGAGATCACCGCCGAGCACGGCGCGGGACGCGCGATCGCCGTGGCCGGCAACGCCGGCGACGCCGACCACCGCCGCGAGGCCGTGGCCGCGACCCTCGAGGCGTTCGGCAGCGTCGACCTGCTGGTCAACAACACCGGCATCAACCCGACCTACGGCCCGCTGATGGACCTCGACCTCGACGCCGCCCGCAAGACCGTCGACGTCAACGGCGTCGCCGCGCTGGCCTGGGTCCAGGAGTGCCACCGGGCGTGGATGGGCGAGCACGGCGGGGCCGTGGTCAACGTCGCGTCCCTGGCCGGCGTCAAGCCGGCCCCGGGCATCTCCTGGTACGGCGCGACGAAGGCGCTGCTCATCCACCTGACCCGCGACCTCGCCGTCGAGCTCGGGCCGGGCATCCGGGTCAACGCGGTCGCGCCCGCGGTCGTGAAGACCCGGTTCGCCGAGGCGCTCTACGAGGGCCGCGAGGAGCAGGTCTCGGCGGCGTACCCGCTGAAGCGGCTCGGCGAGACCACCGACGTGGCCAGCGCCGTGGCGTTCCTGCTCTCCGAGGAGGCCTCCTGGGTGACCGGCCAGTGCCTGACCCTCGACGGCGGCGTCAGCCAGACCGGCGGCGTCTGA
- a CDS encoding TetR/AcrR family transcriptional regulator — translation MTASRQPAPVTSSRAADARARLLDAAVTAFAERGFHGTTTRDIAAAAGMSPAALYVHHRSKEELLYEISRAGHQRTLDLVTRAAEGTDDHRERLGRVAADFVRHHARAHTTARILNYELEALGPEHRAEVEGLRRAISARVVAVIEDGARAGVFAPGDPRMTAAALLSLGIDLARWFDDARGWDPDALAAHYRELALRMVGSAPG, via the coding sequence GTGACCGCGTCCCGTCAACCCGCCCCGGTGACCTCGTCGCGCGCCGCGGACGCGCGGGCGCGGCTGCTCGACGCCGCCGTGACGGCGTTCGCCGAGCGCGGCTTCCACGGCACCACCACGCGCGACATCGCCGCGGCCGCCGGCATGTCGCCGGCGGCGCTCTACGTGCACCACCGCTCCAAGGAGGAGCTGCTGTACGAGATCTCGCGCGCCGGCCACCAGCGCACCCTGGACCTGGTGACCCGGGCCGCCGAGGGCACCGACGACCACCGCGAGCGGCTCGGCCGCGTGGCCGCCGACTTCGTGCGCCACCACGCCCGCGCCCACACGACCGCGCGCATCCTCAACTACGAGCTGGAGGCGCTCGGGCCCGAGCACCGCGCCGAGGTCGAGGGCCTGCGCCGGGCGATCAGCGCCCGGGTCGTCGCGGTGATCGAGGACGGGGCGCGGGCGGGCGTCTTCGCGCCCGGCGACCCGCGGATGACCGCCGCCGCCCTGCTCTCGCTGGGCATCGACCTGGCCCGGTGGTTCGACGACGCCCGCGGCTGGGACCCCGACGCGCTCGCCGCCCACTACCGCGAGCTCGCGCTGCGGATGGTCGGGTCGGCCCCGGGCTGA